The Dysidea avara chromosome 13, odDysAvar1.4, whole genome shotgun sequence genome includes a region encoding these proteins:
- the LOC136243286 gene encoding endothelin-converting enzyme homolog, translating to MSQGTAELAMQPTDDHEDDEYSEGSSDIVRLVQARLKRKKSRRILLGSICVITSFLTIATSFGCGVVLGRAVTGSHDHRGQTPATRSHSVSTTSSSPTHSTHSVSTTMITTTRVTTTRITTTSVMATTRVTAAITPSPTPRIVQPNIANSNILNYMNTAIDPCEDFYQYSCGHWHNPRPRASQWGTANELALSNYHKIAGYLSSYASYHDPSALRKAKYIYSACTNTDYIQDHLLTKIKDFMIHKAGGWRNAGLNPVSSWSVNSLYKDHYLGSTAFFQFWIGPDDLNSSLPVIRIRQAGLTHGSPEKYFGDDFQQLTTTIQHILDALGSGSHYTTAYDIAHFERTLAAYWLTETELRNVSALYNPMTLLELSRIFSMNWVDYFNQYFAMAGYSGSFSSSTVVIVETPSYFRAVNSYLSRSVVLDYAKWQLLVSELSLYVASLPQDNWNILREIKFPKTSKLSEDTKLTCVELVETAMPLAVARPFVEEFITDTTRTEVAEVITQIKTAFKQRIKEKTWLDNTTKAQVIGKVDAITEQIAYPDFIKIDSELDSHYSELSVYHYENYFDVLASIRQFVVKTVVSRYFYPIDKTQWLDAPTEVNAYYTAQFNQFVILAGILRPPFYAANWSPFLLYGALGTAIGHELTHGFDDQGQQYNKYGNRVQWWTDQSIANFKERAQCFVNQYGRYQQQGYRIDGRLTLGENIADNGGVHTAYRAYKNAMIGIANQTVQGHNGDQLFFVAFAQLWCSTFTSDYLESSIHTDPHSPGPIRVVGSLVNSPEFATAFHCSRGSRMYPSDNRCELW from the exons ATGTCTCAAGGAACCGCCGAGCTGGCTATGCAACCAACAGATGATCACGAAGATGACGAATACAGCGAGGGTAGCAGTGATATTGTACGTTTAGTACAGGCAAGACTGAAGCGAAAGAAATCTAGAAGAATATTGCTCGGAAGCATATGCGTGATCACTAGTTTCTTAACAATTGCCACAAGCTTTGGATGTGGTGTTGTCTTGGGAAGAGCGGTCACGGGCAGTCATGATCACCGCGGTCAAACCCCGGCTACTCGCAGCCATTCTGTTTCGACAACCTCTTCTTCCCCTACTCACAGTACTCATTCTGTTTCCACAACCATGATTACAACAACCAGAGTCACAACGACCAGAATTACAACAACCAGTGTTATGGCAACAACCAGAGTTACAGCGGCAATCACTCCTTCCCCTACTCCCAGAATTGTCCAACCCAACATTGCTAATTCCAATATTCTCAATTACATGAACACAGCTATTGACCCATGTGAAGATTTCTACCAGTACAGCTGTGGTCATTGGCACAACCCTCGACCTCGTGCTAGTCAGTGGGGAACAGCAAATGAACTGGCATTATCTAATTATCATAAAATTGCAGGATATTTATCTAGTTATGCCAGTTATCATGATCCAAGTGCCCTAAGGAAGGCAAAATACATTTATTCTGCTTGTACAAACACCGACTACATACAAGACCACTTATTAACTAAAATTAAAGATTTCATGATTCACAAAGCTGGGGGTTGGAGAAATGCTGGACTTAACCCAGTTAGCTCGTGGTCCGTCAACTCTCTGTACAAAGATCATTATCTTGGAAGTACAGCATTCTTTCAATTTTGGATCGGGCCAGATGATTTAAACTCATCCTTACCTGTGATCAGA ATTCGTCAAGCTGGTTTGACGCATGGCTCGCCGGAGAAGTACTTTGGAGAT GATTTTCAACAGTTAACAACAACAATTCAGCATATTCTGGATGCACTGGGTTCTGGAAGTCACTATACTACAGCATATGACATTGCTCATTTTGAACGCACACTAGCTGCT tactGGCTCACTGAAACAGAACTTCGCAATGTTTCAGCTCTATATAATCCAATGACACTTTTAGAGCTATCAAGAATATTCTCAATG AACTGGGTTGATTACTTCAACCAGTATTTTGCAATGGCTGGTTACAGTGGCAGTTTCAGCAGTAGTACAGTAGTGATAGTGGAAACACCTAGTTATTTCAGAGCTGTCAACAGCTACCTTTCGAGAAG CGTTGTGCTTGACTATGCCAAATGGCAACTGCTGGTGTCAGAACTGTCATTGTATGTTGCATCACTGCCACAAGATAACTGGAATATATTGAGAGAAATCAAGTTCCCCAAAACATCAAAGCTCAGTGAAGACACCAAACTAACTTGTGTGGAACTTGTAGAGACTGCAATGCCATTGGCAGTAGCCAGACCATTCGTGGAGGAGTTCATAACAGACACCACAAGAACAGAA GTTGCTGAAGTGATCACGCAAATCAAAACTGCATTTAAGCAAAGAATCAAAGAAAAGACCTGGCTGGATAACACTACTAAGGCACAAGTTATTGGCAAA GTTGATGCAATAACTGAACAAATAGCTTATCCAGATTTTATCAAAATTGACTCAGAACTAGATAGTCACTATTCAGAA CTGTCTGTCTACCACTATGAAAACTACTTTGATGTGTTAGCATCCATCCGACAATTTGTTGTCAAAACAGTGGTATCCAGATATTTTTATCCGATCGACAAGACCCA GTGGTTGGATGCACCAACTGAAGTGAATGCTTACTACACAGCACAGTTTAATCAGTTTG TAATACTAGCTGGAATATTgaggccaccattttatgctgcTAACTGGTCTCC ATTTTTGCTGTATGGAGCCCTAGGCACTGCCATTGGTCATGAGCTTACTCATGGATTTGACGATCAAG GTCAACAGTACAACAAGTATGGTAATCGTGTCCAGTGGTGGACAGACCAGTCTATTGCCAACTTCAAAGAACGTGCACAGTGTTTTGTAAACCAATATGGTAGATATCAACAACAAGGATACAGG ATTGATGGTAGGCTCACACTGGGTGAGAACATTGCTGATAATGGAGGTGTCCACACTGCATATCGTGCATACAAGAATGCAATGATTGGAATAGCAAATCAAACGGTTCAAGGTCACAATGGAGACCAACTGTTCTTTGTAGCATTTGCACAG TTGTGGTGCAGTACATTTACAAGTGACTATCTGGAGTCTTCCATACATACAGATCCTCACAGTCCAGGACCAATTCG TGTGGTTGGTAGCTTGGTGAACAGCCCTGAATTTGCCACTGCTTTTCATTGTTCCAGAGGATCTAGAATGTATCCTAGTGATAACCGATGTGAACTCTGGTAA